Proteins encoded by one window of Filimonas effusa:
- a CDS encoding type II toxin-antitoxin system HicB family antitoxin, with protein MKTVRIIIEKSKDHYSAYAENITGIYGAGDTVEEAKTSILEAIRLLMENNSEKNIPAILKGDYALVFKFDMESLLKYYGKVFTKSALEHITGINQRQLQHYSSGLKKPRPAQKEKLQKALHALGSELMSVEL; from the coding sequence ATGAAAACAGTAAGAATTATCATCGAAAAAAGTAAAGACCACTACAGCGCCTATGCCGAAAATATAACCGGCATTTACGGAGCAGGCGATACGGTAGAGGAAGCCAAAACCTCGATCCTGGAAGCAATTCGTTTATTGATGGAAAACAATTCAGAAAAAAACATACCAGCCATTTTAAAAGGTGATTATGCACTGGTATTTAAATTCGATATGGAAAGTCTGCTAAAATACTACGGCAAAGTATTTACAAAATCTGCACTGGAACACATTACCGGCATTAACCAGCGCCAGCTGCAACATTATTCAAGCGGCCTCAAAAAACCAAGACCTGCTCAAAAAGAAAAGCTGCAAAAAGCGCTGCACGCATTAGGTAGCGAACTTATGTCGGTGGAATTGTAG
- a CDS encoding energy transducer TonB, whose translation MKSLFAVLLVLWGSALFAQNDTVYRYNLNPKPTSGKDSIASIDKLVKEGNGWHLFQYRYSDNVLIHDKTLTDSSAKTPMMDGVFRIYYESGRLKDSAIYERGNMVLLYHYYKSGPLMAVVHFDKKGDFVAVEGIDSIGRPIPDFIYQQQATFNGGDKAWREYLAASLVKNQPRAYKKGAIGGDVVIDFSVDKQGHITDVRVSSSSGYPELDEHALNIVRNGPDWNPAIQYNQPVIYRQRQKLTYAN comes from the coding sequence ATGAAATCCCTTTTCGCAGTGCTGCTTGTTTTATGGGGCAGCGCGTTGTTTGCACAGAATGATACCGTGTATCGTTACAATCTTAATCCCAAGCCCACTTCAGGCAAAGATTCCATAGCTTCTATAGATAAGCTGGTAAAAGAGGGTAATGGATGGCATTTGTTCCAGTACCGTTACAGTGACAATGTGCTTATTCATGATAAGACACTGACGGATTCATCTGCCAAAACCCCAATGATGGATGGCGTGTTCAGGATATATTATGAATCGGGCAGATTAAAGGATTCTGCTATTTATGAAAGGGGCAATATGGTGCTTTTGTATCATTATTACAAAAGTGGTCCTCTTATGGCTGTTGTGCACTTTGATAAAAAAGGGGATTTTGTTGCGGTAGAAGGGATAGACAGTATTGGCAGGCCCATTCCGGATTTTATTTACCAGCAGCAGGCTACTTTTAACGGTGGTGATAAGGCCTGGCGCGAGTACCTGGCAGCAAGCCTGGTTAAGAACCAGCCGCGAGCGTATAAGAAGGGCGCTATTGGTGGAGATGTGGTAATCGACTTTTCAGTGGATAAGCAGGGGCATATTACGGATGTTCGGGTAAGCAGCAGTTCGGGATATCCCGAACTTGATGAGCATGCTTTAAACATTGTTAGAAACGGCCCTGACTGGAACCCTGCGATACAATATAATCAGCCGGTCATTTACCGTCAGCGGCAGAAGCTTACTTATGCCAATTAG
- a CDS encoding helix-turn-helix transcriptional regulator — translation MAAKQLNRLKVVLAEQGRTNKWLAEKMQRHDATVSRWCLNDMQPSLETLVEIAAALDVDVRELLWATKKRE, via the coding sequence ATGGCTGCGAAACAACTCAATCGTTTGAAGGTAGTTCTTGCGGAGCAGGGGCGTACCAATAAGTGGCTGGCGGAGAAGATGCAAAGGCATGATGCTACGGTTTCGCGCTGGTGTCTTAATGATATGCAACCTTCTCTTGAAACCCTTGTAGAGATAGCGGCGGCGCTGGATGTAGATGTGCGTGAATTGTTGTGGGCTACGAAGAAGCGGGAATAG
- a CDS encoding HEPN domain-containing protein — translation MKRHLPEHQKVIANAIARAAGICKVYLLGVATELQSYSIFSHWAYTDINYKPGFNPNACFVFVLIDAEGPRSIHVVREKIERLSLHNVTIIPWVMSRIKFRQLLNSGDYFANCVHNNSLLWHDAMPEALINNEEQTNRSDTHLKPIHEEAIAFAQRAYSFMAGVELYMGRKEYALAALLLHQSAEQLFTALIFAQTGYRPQSHNLERLYQYARFICPALAVVQHETPEFIPQLLQLTKAYLESRYGSCQVTQFTLQAVAGRLYQLHLTVTGTASIVHNAA, via the coding sequence ATGAAACGCCATTTACCGGAACATCAAAAGGTCATTGCTAACGCAATAGCCCGTGCAGCAGGCATTTGTAAAGTTTATCTCCTGGGAGTTGCCACAGAATTGCAATCCTATTCCATTTTTAGTCATTGGGCATATACCGATATAAACTACAAGCCAGGCTTCAACCCAAACGCCTGTTTTGTATTCGTACTTATCGATGCCGAAGGACCACGTAGCATTCATGTAGTAAGAGAAAAGATCGAACGCCTTTCATTGCATAATGTCACTATTATCCCCTGGGTAATGTCACGCATTAAGTTCCGGCAGCTTTTAAATAGCGGCGATTATTTTGCGAATTGTGTTCACAACAATTCCCTTCTCTGGCACGATGCCATGCCCGAAGCTTTAATCAATAACGAAGAGCAAACCAATCGATCGGATACACATTTAAAACCTATACATGAAGAAGCAATAGCCTTCGCACAACGGGCGTATTCTTTTATGGCAGGCGTCGAACTGTATATGGGAAGAAAAGAATATGCACTCGCAGCCTTATTATTACACCAAAGCGCAGAACAGTTATTTACTGCCCTTATTTTCGCTCAAACAGGTTACAGGCCACAATCGCATAATCTCGAACGGCTGTATCAGTATGCACGTTTTATTTGTCCCGCACTGGCAGTAGTACAGCACGAAACGCCCGAATTCATACCTCAATTGTTGCAGTTAACCAAAGCCTACCTCGAGTCACGTTATGGTTCCTGCCAGGTTACCCAATTTACGCTACAGGCAGTAGCAGGCCGCCTGTATCAACTGCATCTTACAGTCACGGGAACGGCAAGCATAGTGCACAACGCCGCTTGA
- a CDS encoding methylmalonyl-CoA mutase family protein, translated as MSLQAKIRLVTAVALFDGHDAAINIMRRILQSQGAEIIHLGHNRSVLEIVEAAIEEDVQAIAITSYQGGHIEFFKYMKDLLRENGCDHIKIFGGGGGTILPHEIKELHDYGITRIYSPDDGRTMGLEGMISDLLSHCVSADAVTAFNNASSCWNGKKPLNESADIRRIARAVTLAENEEAFQMPALSEEATVSVIQASEPGQRMAETGLQLQGAAGQGMKLAVGPTEAIRPAPVLGITGTGGAGKSSVTDELVRRFLHTYTDKTIAVISVDPSKKKTGGALLGDRIRMNSISSPRAYMRSLATRDADKALSHCVQDAIDICRNAGYDFIILESAGVGQSDAAILDYCDLSLYVMTPEYGAPSQLEKINMLDYADFIVINKFDKAGALDALDDVRKQYKRSRQLWTASNDSLPVLGAIAAQFNDVGMNRLFAGIMQLVHTKSGVTFGSAVPDIPGETSVSSLIIPADKTRYLSDIASAIRDYDSWAAEQVKLASLWYKLNGTIEALPAKGDQVTEALMLLLAETKSQIHPQCLQLVENWPVLQEHYKQDALEYQVRGKLIRESLVSHSLSGTRIPKVILPAYNDWGDLLRWQLQENLPGRFPYTAGVFELKRTGEDPTRMFAGEGGPERTNKRFHYVSLEQPAKRLSTAFDSVTLYGEDPDERPDIYGKIGNAGVSVATVDDAKKLYSGFDLCDPKTSVSMTINGPAPVLLAFFLNAAIDQQCEKYITANEGWQRVNELVSQKFEGTQQPRYNGSSGKHETNVVSDGGVNENITGPPLPAGNNGLGLQLLGLSGDEVLPTEIYAQIRAEAVQNLRGTVQADILKEDQAQNTCIFSTEFALKLMGDVQEYFIDEKIKNFYSVSISGYHIAEAGANPITQLAFTLANGFTYIEYYLSRGMNIDDFAPNLSFFFSNGMDPEYSVIGRVARRIWAKAMKYKYKGNDRSQKLKYHIQTSGRSLHAQEIDFNDIRTTLQALYAIYDNCSSLHTNAYDEAITTPTEESVRRAMAIQLIINKELGSAKTENFTQGSFLIEELTDLVEKAVLQEFDRITQRGGVLGAMERMYQRNKIQEESLYYESLKHSGELPVVGVNTFLNKNGSPSMIPNEVIRSTDGEKQQQIANLLAFKARNASKATEALLRLQQAATSNKNVFAELMETVKYCSLGQITHALYQVGGQYRRNM; from the coding sequence TATCAATATCATGCGCAGGATCCTGCAGTCGCAGGGTGCCGAAATCATACACCTGGGGCACAACCGCAGTGTGCTTGAAATAGTGGAGGCGGCTATTGAAGAGGATGTACAGGCTATAGCCATCACTTCGTACCAGGGCGGTCATATAGAGTTCTTCAAGTACATGAAAGACCTGCTTCGTGAAAATGGCTGTGATCATATAAAGATCTTTGGGGGCGGCGGAGGTACCATTTTACCACATGAGATAAAAGAACTGCATGATTATGGCATCACACGGATCTATAGTCCCGACGATGGTCGTACTATGGGGCTGGAGGGTATGATCTCTGATCTGTTGTCGCATTGTGTTTCTGCTGATGCCGTAACGGCATTTAACAATGCCTCTTCCTGCTGGAACGGGAAGAAACCGCTTAACGAGAGCGCCGATATCCGCAGGATTGCGCGTGCTGTTACATTGGCTGAAAATGAAGAAGCTTTTCAGATGCCTGCGTTAAGTGAAGAGGCAACTGTGTCAGTAATACAGGCATCGGAGCCGGGCCAGAGGATGGCTGAAACTGGTTTGCAGCTACAGGGAGCGGCTGGTCAGGGAATGAAGCTGGCGGTTGGCCCTACAGAAGCGATACGGCCTGCCCCTGTATTGGGCATTACCGGTACGGGCGGCGCGGGGAAATCGTCTGTTACCGATGAGCTGGTACGCCGTTTCCTGCATACCTATACTGATAAGACCATTGCGGTTATTTCGGTAGATCCTTCGAAGAAGAAAACCGGCGGCGCTTTACTTGGCGATAGAATCAGGATGAACAGCATCAGTTCTCCCCGTGCCTATATGCGTTCGCTGGCTACCCGGGATGCAGATAAGGCCCTTAGCCACTGTGTTCAGGATGCCATCGATATTTGCAGGAATGCCGGGTATGACTTTATCATTCTTGAATCTGCCGGCGTGGGACAAAGTGATGCCGCCATACTTGATTATTGCGATCTCAGTCTTTATGTGATGACGCCCGAATATGGCGCGCCTTCGCAGCTGGAAAAGATCAATATGCTCGATTATGCTGATTTTATCGTGATCAATAAATTCGACAAAGCCGGGGCACTCGATGCTCTCGACGATGTGCGGAAACAATATAAACGAAGCCGTCAACTGTGGACGGCTTCCAACGACTCGTTGCCGGTATTGGGCGCCATTGCTGCGCAGTTCAACGATGTGGGGATGAACAGGCTTTTTGCCGGCATCATGCAGCTCGTACATACCAAAAGCGGCGTAACGTTCGGGAGTGCGGTTCCCGATATACCCGGTGAAACTTCTGTATCTTCTCTTATTATCCCGGCTGATAAAACCCGTTATCTCAGTGATATTGCCTCTGCTATCCGTGATTATGATTCCTGGGCAGCAGAACAGGTAAAGCTGGCTTCGTTATGGTACAAGTTAAACGGAACAATAGAGGCGCTGCCGGCAAAAGGGGATCAGGTGACGGAGGCGCTTATGTTGCTGCTGGCTGAAACAAAGAGCCAGATACATCCGCAATGTTTGCAGCTCGTGGAAAACTGGCCTGTATTACAGGAACATTATAAACAGGATGCACTGGAATACCAGGTTCGTGGTAAGCTCATCCGGGAATCGCTGGTTTCTCATTCATTGAGCGGCACGCGCATCCCGAAAGTGATACTGCCTGCCTACAATGACTGGGGTGATCTTTTGCGCTGGCAATTGCAGGAAAACCTGCCGGGCCGTTTTCCTTATACAGCCGGCGTGTTTGAGTTGAAAAGAACAGGCGAGGACCCCACGCGTATGTTTGCCGGTGAAGGTGGTCCTGAGCGAACCAATAAACGATTTCATTATGTGTCGCTTGAACAACCCGCCAAGCGACTGTCCACTGCCTTCGACAGTGTAACGCTCTATGGGGAAGATCCCGATGAACGTCCTGATATCTATGGTAAAATAGGCAATGCGGGGGTAAGCGTTGCAACGGTTGACGATGCCAAAAAGTTATACAGCGGCTTTGATCTCTGCGATCCCAAAACTTCGGTGAGCATGACCATAAACGGTCCGGCTCCTGTATTGCTGGCTTTCTTCCTGAATGCAGCTATCGATCAGCAATGTGAAAAATATATCACAGCCAACGAGGGCTGGCAAAGGGTGAATGAGCTGGTTAGCCAAAAATTCGAAGGAACGCAGCAGCCCCGTTATAATGGCAGTTCCGGCAAGCATGAAACCAATGTGGTATCAGATGGTGGCGTTAACGAGAATATAACAGGCCCACCATTGCCGGCCGGCAACAATGGGCTGGGGTTACAACTGCTGGGTTTAAGTGGTGATGAAGTGTTGCCTACAGAGATCTATGCACAGATAAGAGCTGAGGCCGTTCAAAATTTGCGTGGTACTGTACAGGCTGATATCTTAAAAGAAGACCAGGCTCAGAATACCTGTATTTTTTCTACTGAATTTGCGCTAAAACTAATGGGCGATGTACAGGAGTACTTCATCGATGAAAAAATAAAAAACTTCTATAGTGTAAGTATCAGTGGTTATCATATTGCTGAAGCGGGGGCCAACCCTATTACCCAACTGGCATTCACGCTGGCCAACGGCTTTACTTATATAGAGTACTACCTGAGCCGGGGTATGAACATCGATGATTTTGCGCCGAATCTTTCCTTTTTCTTCAGCAACGGTATGGATCCGGAGTATAGTGTGATAGGCCGTGTAGCGCGCCGTATATGGGCGAAGGCTATGAAGTACAAGTATAAAGGAAACGACAGATCGCAAAAGCTGAAATATCATATTCAGACCAGCGGCCGCAGTTTGCATGCCCAGGAAATAGATTTCAACGATATACGTACGACACTGCAGGCGTTGTACGCCATATACGACAATTGCAGCAGTTTGCATACCAATGCCTACGACGAAGCGATCACTACGCCAACGGAAGAAAGTGTACGCCGCGCCATGGCTATTCAGCTGATCATCAATAAGGAATTAGGCAGCGCGAAAACGGAGAATTTCACCCAGGGTTCTTTTCTCATAGAGGAGCTTACGGATCTTGTGGAGAAGGCGGTGTTGCAGGAGTTTGACCGTATCACACAACGTGGCGGGGTATTGGGCGCCATGGAACGAATGTACCAGCGGAATAAAATACAGGAAGAAAGCCTGTATTACGAAAGCCTGAAACATAGCGGTGAGTTACCGGTAGTTGGTGTAAATACCTTTCTGAATAAAAATGGCAGTCCTTCTATGATCCCCAATGAGGTGATACGGAGCACTGATGGAGAGAAGCAGCAGCAGATAGCCAATTTGCTTGCTTTTAAAGCGCGGAATGCCAGCAAGGCAACGGAAGCCTTGTTGCGTTTACAACAAGCGGCCACCAGTAATAAGAATGTATTTGCCGAACTAATGGAAACCGTAAAATACTGCAGCCTGGGGCAGATAACGCATGCCTTATACCAGGTAGGAGGGCAATATCGCAGAAATATGTAG